Genomic segment of Halarchaeum grantii:
AGGCGATCACCAGCGCCAGGGCGGTCGTGAACAGCTTGCCGATGACGAATAACGTGTGTTCCATGAGTCAGTCTCCCCGCATTTCCTCGAAGATGGACGTAATCCGGTCGGCGGGGTCCGGCCGAACATCGATCTGCACGTCGAAGCCCTCTGCTTGGAGGAGTACTTCGACACGCTCGAGTCGCGCCTCGTACTCGCTGTAGTGCCGTCCGCCGGGGTCGACGTGCGTGTACTCCTCGAGGAGGCCCTGCTCGACGAGGCGGGTGACACGCCGCGAGACGGTCGGGCGTGACATATCGCATTCCTCGCTGAGCTCCTTCGCGGAGAGTCGGTCGGTCTTCGTCGCCACGAGGATGTTGCGGGCGTACTCGTCGTCGAGTGTGGCGAAGATGTCCGACGGGTCGGCCTCCTCAGTCACACGTCCGTACTCGCTACAGGAGGGTAATATAGCCCGCCGGTTTTCTGACTCAGAACGCCGGCTCGCTATTATATCGTCTCTACCCGCCTACTGATAGTTGAAGGTGCAATAATTATGTCCACACTCGACTCCGGCATGAACCAGCTTGAGAGCAGAGTCGGCGGCCTGACCGTCGGCGGGAAAGTCCACAGCCTCAGCGCGTGGTTCGTGCTGGCGCTCCGTCTCATGATGGGCTACGCGTTCGCGTACTCCGGCTTCACGAAGATCACCGGCGAGTTCGCGGCCGGCGGCTACCTCTCGAACGTTGCGGCGACGAACGGCAACCCGCTGGCGGGCCTGTTCGCGTGGATGGGTTCGACGCCGTGGTTTGTCGAGTTCGCGAACGTCGCCGTGCCGTACGGCGAGCTGTTCATCGGCCTCGGCCTCCTCGTCGGCGCGTTCGTCCGCCTCGCGGCGTTCTTCGGCGCGCTGATGATGCTCATGTTCTACTTCGGCAACTGGGACATGGGTCACGGGTTCATCAACGGGGACTTCGCGTACATGCTCGTGTTCCTCGCGGTCGCCGCGTTCGCCGCGGGCCGCATCCTGGGCCTCGACCAGTACATCGAGAACTACGACGTCGGCGGCGAGACGCTCGTCGAGCGCTACCCCGCCCTCGAATACATCCTCGGCTAACCACGCCGAGACCGTTGGGAGTACAACAATGCAAAATCCAATTCAAGCACGCGGGATTCGTTCTCTGGGATTCATCGTCGTTGGGGCACTGACTCTGGCCGTCGTCGCCGGAATGGCGCTAACGCACGCGACCGTCCCAGAATCAATGATGTGGAGCTGGCACGACGGCATGTGGAACAGCGGCCACATGGCCGGCTGGGGTGGCTGGGGCTGGGGGATGATACTGTTCGGGCTCCTGTGGATGGCACTTCTGATCGCCCTCCCAGTCTACGCCGTTTACTGGCTGACAACGCGGTCCCCTACGGACGGCCATACTGATGACAGCGCACTCGCTGTTCTCCAAGAACGGTACGCTCGTGGCGAAATCGACGACGAGGAGTTTGATCACCGTCGCGCCCGCCTGGTGTCCGACGACGATCGTTTCTGACCGCGTTGGTGTTACTGTCTGAGGAGGCGTCTGAGGACGTAGTGGAGGATTCCGCCGTGTTCGATATAGGTTACGGCGGCCGGCGT
This window contains:
- a CDS encoding DoxX family protein — encoded protein: MSTLDSGMNQLESRVGGLTVGGKVHSLSAWFVLALRLMMGYAFAYSGFTKITGEFAAGGYLSNVAATNGNPLAGLFAWMGSTPWFVEFANVAVPYGELFIGLGLLVGAFVRLAAFFGALMMLMFYFGNWDMGHGFINGDFAYMLVFLAVAAFAAGRILGLDQYIENYDVGGETLVERYPALEYILG
- a CDS encoding ArsR/SmtB family transcription factor, whose product is MTEEADPSDIFATLDDEYARNILVATKTDRLSAKELSEECDMSRPTVSRRVTRLVEQGLLEEYTHVDPGGRHYSEYEARLERVEVLLQAEGFDVQIDVRPDPADRITSIFEEMRGD
- a CDS encoding SHOCT domain-containing protein — translated: MQNPIQARGIRSLGFIVVGALTLAVVAGMALTHATVPESMMWSWHDGMWNSGHMAGWGGWGWGMILFGLLWMALLIALPVYAVYWLTTRSPTDGHTDDSALAVLQERYARGEIDDEEFDHRRARLVSDDDRF